The Enterococcus rotai genome includes a window with the following:
- the rpoB gene encoding DNA-directed RNA polymerase subunit beta gives MAGHVVKYGKHRERRSFARISEVLELPNLIEIQTDSYQWFLDEGLREMFEDILPIDDFQGNLSLEFVDYELKEPKYTVEEARAHDANYSAPLHVTLRLTNRESGEIKSQEVFFGDFPLMTEMGTFIINGAERVIVSQLVRSPGVYFHGKVDKNGKEGFGSTVIPNRGAWLEMETDAKDISYVRIDRTRKIPLTVLVRALGFGSDDTIFEIFGETLSLRNTIEKDLHKNASDSRTEEGLKDIYERLRPGEPKTADSSRNLLNARFFDPKRYDLANVGRYKVNKKLDLKTRLLNLTLGETLIDAETGEIIVEKGTVLTHQVMETLGEHIDNGLNSVTYYPSEDGVVTEPMTVQVIKVLSPKDPERIVNVIGNGYPDTSVKTVRPADIVASMSYFFNLQEDIGNVDDIDHLGNRRIRSVGELLQNQFRIGLARMERVVRERMSIQDTETLTPQQLINIRPVVASIKEFFGSSQLSQFMDQTNPLGELTHKRRLSALGPGGLTRDRAGYEVRDVHYSHYGRMCPIETPEGPNIGLINSLSSYAKVNKFGFIETPYRRVDRATGRVTDKVDYLTADTEDHYIVAQANSRLNEDGTFAEELVMARLQSENLEVTIDRVDYMDVSPKQVVAVATACIPFLENDDSNRALMGANMQRQAVPLIQPRSPLVGTGMEYKSAHDSGAALLCKHDGVVEYVDASEVRVRRDNGALDKYMVTKFRRSNSGTSYNQRPIVLLGEKVEKGDTLADGPSMEEGEMALGQNVLVGFMTWEGYNYEDAIIMSRRLVKDDVYTSIHIEEYESEARDTKLGPEEITREIPNVGEDALKDLDEMGIIRIGAEVKDGDLLVGKVTPKGVTELSAEERLLHAIFGEKAREVRDTSLRVPHGGGGIVHDVKIFTREAGDELSPGVNMLVRVYIVQKRKINEGDKMAGRHGNKGVVSRIMPEEDMPFLPDGTPIDIMLNPLGVPSRMNIGQVLELHLGMAARQLGIHIATPVFDGANDDDVWETVREAGMASDAKTVLYDGRTGEPFDNRISVGVMYMIKLAHMVDDKLHARSIGPYSLVTQQPLGGKAQFGGQRFGEMEVWALEAYGAAYTLQEILTYKSDDVVGRVKTYEAIVKGEPIPKPGVPESFRVLVKELQSLGLDMRVLDIEEQEIELRDMDDDDDDLITVDALTKFAEQQSAKQLEKEAAEAKEAADAVLEQEIETAEDTKD, from the coding sequence TTGGCTGGACACGTAGTAAAATACGGAAAACACCGCGAACGTAGAAGTTTCGCCCGGATCAGTGAAGTGTTGGAATTACCCAACTTGATCGAAATTCAAACAGACTCTTACCAATGGTTTTTAGATGAAGGACTAAGAGAAATGTTTGAGGACATTTTACCGATCGATGATTTTCAAGGAAACTTATCTTTGGAATTTGTGGATTATGAATTAAAAGAACCTAAGTATACGGTAGAAGAAGCGCGTGCACATGACGCAAACTATTCTGCACCGTTACACGTTACTCTAAGATTGACGAACCGTGAATCTGGAGAAATCAAATCACAAGAAGTATTCTTCGGTGATTTCCCTCTAATGACTGAAATGGGAACATTTATCATCAATGGTGCAGAGCGTGTTATCGTTTCTCAATTAGTACGTTCACCTGGTGTTTATTTCCATGGCAAAGTAGATAAAAATGGTAAAGAAGGCTTTGGCTCAACAGTGATCCCTAACCGTGGTGCATGGTTAGAAATGGAAACTGATGCGAAAGATATCTCTTACGTACGTATTGACCGTACGCGTAAAATTCCTTTGACTGTATTAGTTCGTGCTTTAGGTTTTGGCTCTGATGATACAATTTTTGAAATTTTTGGTGAAACACTAAGCTTACGTAATACAATCGAAAAAGATTTACACAAAAATGCGAGCGATTCTCGTACCGAAGAAGGCTTAAAAGACATCTATGAGCGTCTACGACCTGGCGAACCAAAAACAGCTGACAGTTCTCGTAACTTACTGAACGCTCGTTTCTTCGATCCAAAACGTTATGACTTAGCGAACGTTGGTCGTTACAAAGTCAACAAAAAATTAGATTTAAAAACTCGTCTTTTAAACCTAACTTTAGGCGAAACATTGATCGATGCTGAAACTGGCGAAATTATTGTTGAAAAAGGAACGGTATTGACTCACCAAGTTATGGAAACATTAGGTGAACATATCGATAACGGTTTAAACAGCGTAACCTATTACCCAAGTGAAGATGGTGTGGTTACTGAACCAATGACAGTTCAAGTAATCAAGGTTCTTTCTCCAAAGGATCCAGAACGCATCGTTAACGTGATCGGTAATGGCTACCCTGATACAAGTGTGAAAACTGTTCGTCCAGCAGATATCGTAGCTTCAATGAGTTATTTCTTTAACTTACAAGAAGACATCGGTAATGTAGATGATATCGATCACTTGGGTAACCGTCGTATTCGTTCAGTTGGTGAATTACTACAAAACCAATTCCGTATTGGTTTAGCTCGTATGGAGCGTGTGGTTCGTGAAAGAATGTCGATTCAAGATACTGAAACACTAACACCACAACAATTGATCAATATTCGTCCAGTTGTTGCAAGTATCAAAGAATTCTTTGGTTCTTCTCAATTATCACAGTTCATGGATCAAACAAATCCTCTAGGTGAGTTGACACACAAACGTCGTCTATCTGCCTTAGGACCTGGTGGTTTGACTCGTGACCGTGCTGGTTATGAAGTTCGAGACGTTCACTATTCCCACTATGGTCGTATGTGTCCGATTGAAACTCCTGAGGGACCAAATATCGGGTTGATCAATAGCTTGTCAAGTTATGCCAAAGTGAACAAATTTGGTTTTATCGAAACACCTTATCGTCGTGTTGATCGTGCCACTGGCAGAGTAACAGATAAAGTAGATTACCTAACTGCTGACACAGAGGATCACTACATTGTAGCGCAAGCAAACTCACGCTTAAATGAAGATGGAACATTCGCTGAAGAATTAGTAATGGCTCGTCTGCAAAGTGAAAACTTGGAAGTAACGATCGATAGAGTCGATTACATGGACGTTTCACCTAAACAAGTAGTTGCTGTTGCGACGGCTTGTATTCCTTTCTTGGAAAACGATGACTCCAACCGTGCCTTGATGGGTGCCAACATGCAACGTCAAGCAGTGCCATTGATCCAACCTCGTTCACCACTTGTGGGAACTGGTATGGAATACAAATCAGCACATGACTCGGGTGCTGCTTTACTATGTAAACATGATGGTGTCGTTGAATATGTGGATGCATCAGAAGTACGCGTTCGCCGTGACAATGGCGCATTAGATAAATATATGGTAACAAAATTCCGTCGTTCAAATTCAGGAACAAGTTACAATCAGCGTCCAATCGTTCTTTTAGGCGAAAAAGTTGAAAAAGGCGATACATTAGCAGATGGACCTTCTATGGAAGAAGGCGAAATGGCTTTAGGACAAAACGTTCTTGTCGGGTTCATGACTTGGGAAGGATACAACTACGAGGATGCAATCATCATGAGCCGTCGTTTGGTAAAAGATGATGTCTACACTTCTATCCATATTGAAGAATATGAATCAGAAGCTCGTGATACAAAATTAGGACCTGAAGAAATCACGCGTGAAATTCCAAACGTCGGAGAAGATGCTTTGAAAGATCTTGATGAAATGGGCATTATCCGCATTGGTGCCGAAGTCAAAGATGGTGACCTATTAGTAGGTAAAGTAACGCCTAAAGGGGTAACTGAGTTATCTGCGGAAGAGCGTTTACTACATGCAATATTTGGTGAAAAAGCCCGTGAAGTTCGTGATACATCTCTACGTGTGCCTCATGGCGGCGGCGGGATTGTTCATGATGTGAAGATCTTTACTCGTGAAGCAGGAGACGAATTATCTCCAGGTGTAAACATGTTGGTTCGTGTTTATATCGTGCAAAAACGTAAAATCAACGAAGGCGATAAAATGGCCGGACGTCATGGTAATAAAGGGGTTGTATCCCGCATTATGCCGGAAGAAGATATGCCTTTCTTACCAGATGGGACACCGATCGATATCATGTTGAACCCATTAGGGGTACCGTCACGTATGAATATCGGACAAGTATTAGAATTACACTTGGGTATGGCTGCTCGTCAGTTAGGTATTCACATTGCAACACCAGTATTTGATGGTGCAAATGATGATGACGTATGGGAAACAGTTCGCGAAGCTGGTATGGCTAGCGATGCGAAAACAGTTCTTTACGACGGACGTACAGGTGAACCATTCGATAACCGTATCTCTGTTGGTGTGATGTACATGATCAAATTGGCCCACATGGTCGATGATAAATTACATGCCCGTTCTATTGGACCATACTCACTTGTTACCCAACAACCACTTGGAGGTAAAGCTCAATTTGGTGGACAACGTTTTGGGGAAATGGAAGTATGGGCACTGGAAGCATATGGTGCAGCTTACACATTACAAGAAATTTTAACGTACAAATCTGATGACGTTGTTGGTCGTGTGAAAACATACGAAGCCATCGTCAAAGGTGAACCAATTCCAAAACCAGGCGTACCAGAATCATTCCGCGTATTGGTAAAAGAATTACAATCACTAGGGTTAGATATGCGCGTATTGGACATTGAAGAACAAGAAATCGAATTACGTGATATGGATGACGATGATGATGACTTGATCACAGTTGATGCCCTAACAAAATTTGCCGAACAACAATCAGCGAAACAATTAGAAAAAGAAGCAGCTGAAGCAAAAGAAGCTGCAGATGCAGTTCTTGAACAAGAAATTGAAACTGCTGAAGATACAAAAGACTAA
- the rpoC gene encoding DNA-directed RNA polymerase subunit beta', whose translation MIDVNKFESMQIGLASPEKIRSWSYGEVKKPETINYRTLKPEREGLFCERIFGPTKDWECACGKYKRIRYKGIVCDRCGVEVTRSKVRRERMGHIELAAPVSHIWYFKGIPSRMGLVLDMSPRALEEIIYFASYVVIDAGDTSLEKKQLLTEREYRDKRDQYGQGFTAAMGAEAVKQLLDNVDLDGEVAGLKEDLKSAQGQKRTRAIRRLDILEAFRASGNLPSWMVMDVIPVIPPDLRPMVQLEGGRFATSDLNDLYRRVINRNNRLKRLLDLNAPNIIVQNEKRMLQEAVDALIDNGRRGRPVTGPGNRPLKSLSHMLKGKQGRFRQNLLGKRVDYSGRSVIVVGPNLKMYQCGLPKEMAIELFKPFVMRELVQREIATNIKNAKRKIERGEDEVWDILEEVIQEHPVLLNRAPTLHRLGIQAFEPVLVEGRAIRLHPLVCEAYNADFDGDQMAVHVPLNEEAQAEARMLMLAAQNILNPKDGKPVVTPSQDMVLGNYYLTMEEDGREGEGMIFRDMNEAVLAWRNGYVHLHSRIGVQTTLLGDKPFTDWQKERILITTVGKIIFNEIMPVEFPYLNEPTDYNLTVQTPDNYFVEAGTDIPAHIKAQELVLPFKKKNLGNIIAEVFKRFHITETSKMLDRMKDLGYKHSTHAGMTVGIADIMVLHEKQEIIDDAHKQVENITKQFRRGLITDDERYERVIAVWNKAKDEIQQKLIESMDAKNPIFMMSDSGARGNISNFTQLAGMRGLMAAPNGRIMELPIISNFREGLSVLEMFISTHGARKGMTDTALKTADSGYLTRRLVDVAQDVIIREDDCGTDRGLVIQSIREGNEIIEPLEERLLGRYTRKSVMHPETGKMIIGEDQLISEDLAREIVEAGVETVTIRSVFTCNTKHGVCKHCYGRNLATGSGVEVGEAVGTIAAQSIGEPGTQLTMRTFHTGGVAGDDITQGLPRVQEIFEARNPKGQAVITEVTGEVIDISEDPATRQKEVTIKGKTDTRTYTVPYTARMKVAEGDTIHRGEPLTEGSIDPKQLLQVRDVLSVENYLLREVQRVYRMQGVEIGDKHIEVMVRQMLRKVRVMDPGDTEILPGTLLDIAEFKDRNYDTLVAGGVPATSRPVLLGITKASLETNSFLSAASFQETTRVLTDAAIRGKKDPLLGLKENVIIGKIIPAGTGMARYRNMEPKEVGVASENVYSISDIEAQMAAEDALNELNK comes from the coding sequence TTGATCGATGTAAATAAATTCGAAAGTATGCAAATAGGTTTAGCTTCTCCAGAAAAGATCAGAAGCTGGTCTTACGGTGAAGTAAAGAAACCCGAAACGATTAACTACCGTACGTTAAAACCTGAACGTGAAGGTTTGTTCTGTGAACGCATTTTCGGCCCAACTAAAGACTGGGAATGTGCCTGTGGAAAATATAAACGTATTCGTTATAAAGGTATCGTTTGTGACCGTTGTGGTGTAGAGGTAACTCGCTCTAAAGTACGTCGTGAACGTATGGGACACATTGAGTTAGCAGCACCCGTTTCACATATCTGGTATTTCAAAGGTATTCCATCTCGTATGGGTCTTGTTTTAGACATGAGTCCTCGTGCTCTGGAAGAGATCATTTACTTTGCATCTTATGTAGTAATTGATGCTGGAGATACATCTTTAGAGAAAAAACAATTATTAACAGAGCGTGAATACCGTGATAAACGTGATCAATATGGTCAAGGGTTTACTGCAGCAATGGGTGCAGAAGCGGTTAAACAATTATTGGATAACGTTGATTTAGATGGCGAAGTAGCTGGCTTAAAAGAAGATTTAAAATCAGCACAAGGTCAAAAAAGAACGCGTGCAATCCGTCGTTTAGATATTTTAGAAGCATTCCGTGCCTCTGGAAATCTACCAAGCTGGATGGTTATGGATGTTATTCCTGTAATCCCGCCAGATTTACGTCCTATGGTTCAATTAGAAGGTGGACGTTTTGCAACTTCTGATTTGAACGACTTATACCGTCGTGTGATCAACCGTAATAACCGTTTGAAACGTTTATTAGATTTAAATGCGCCAAATATCATTGTTCAAAATGAAAAACGTATGCTGCAAGAAGCAGTCGATGCATTGATTGATAATGGTCGTCGTGGCCGTCCAGTTACAGGACCAGGTAACCGCCCATTGAAATCTCTTTCTCATATGTTAAAAGGGAAACAAGGTCGTTTCCGTCAAAACTTACTAGGTAAACGTGTGGATTACTCTGGTCGTTCAGTTATCGTCGTAGGACCTAACTTGAAAATGTACCAATGTGGTTTGCCAAAAGAAATGGCGATTGAATTATTCAAACCATTCGTGATGCGTGAATTAGTACAACGCGAAATCGCAACCAACATCAAAAACGCAAAACGTAAAATCGAACGCGGAGAAGATGAAGTTTGGGATATCTTAGAAGAAGTTATTCAAGAGCATCCAGTATTGCTTAACCGGGCACCTACACTACACAGACTTGGTATCCAAGCCTTTGAACCTGTGTTAGTTGAAGGTCGTGCGATTCGTCTTCACCCATTAGTGTGTGAAGCCTACAATGCCGATTTCGATGGAGACCAAATGGCCGTTCACGTTCCATTGAACGAAGAAGCACAAGCAGAAGCACGTATGTTGATGTTAGCTGCTCAAAACATTTTGAATCCAAAAGATGGTAAACCAGTTGTAACACCGTCTCAAGATATGGTCTTAGGTAACTACTACCTAACTATGGAAGAAGATGGACGTGAAGGGGAAGGCATGATCTTCCGCGACATGAATGAAGCTGTTTTAGCATGGCGTAATGGGTACGTACATTTACATTCACGTATCGGTGTTCAAACAACATTACTTGGCGACAAACCATTTACGGATTGGCAAAAAGAACGCATTTTGATCACAACTGTAGGGAAGATCATCTTTAATGAAATCATGCCTGTAGAATTCCCTTACTTGAATGAACCAACAGACTACAACTTAACAGTGCAAACGCCTGATAACTATTTTGTAGAAGCGGGTACAGATATTCCTGCGCACATTAAGGCACAAGAACTAGTTTTACCATTCAAGAAGAAAAACTTAGGAAATATTATCGCTGAAGTCTTCAAGAGATTCCATATTACTGAAACTTCTAAGATGCTTGATAGAATGAAAGACTTAGGGTATAAGCATTCGACTCATGCTGGTATGACTGTTGGTATCGCTGATATCATGGTCTTGCATGAGAAACAAGAAATCATCGATGATGCCCATAAACAAGTAGAAAATATCACGAAACAATTCCGTCGTGGTCTGATCACAGATGACGAACGTTATGAACGTGTTATTGCTGTTTGGAATAAAGCCAAAGATGAAATTCAACAAAAACTGATCGAAAGTATGGACGCTAAAAATCCAATCTTCATGATGTCAGATTCTGGAGCCCGTGGTAACATCTCCAACTTTACTCAGCTTGCTGGTATGCGTGGATTGATGGCCGCTCCAAACGGACGTATCATGGAACTTCCGATCATCTCAAACTTCCGTGAAGGACTTTCTGTCTTGGAAATGTTTATCTCTACCCATGGAGCTCGTAAAGGGATGACCGATACAGCCTTGAAGACAGCCGATTCAGGTTACTTGACTCGTCGTTTAGTTGACGTAGCACAAGATGTTATTATTCGTGAAGACGATTGTGGAACTGACCGCGGTCTAGTAATCCAATCAATTCGTGAAGGAAATGAAATCATTGAACCGTTAGAAGAACGTCTACTTGGACGTTATACGCGTAAATCAGTGATGCATCCTGAAACTGGCAAAATGATTATTGGCGAAGATCAACTGATTTCAGAAGATCTTGCTAGAGAAATCGTAGAAGCTGGCGTTGAAACGGTAACGATCCGTTCCGTATTTACATGTAATACCAAACATGGTGTATGTAAACACTGTTATGGCCGTAACTTAGCAACTGGTTCAGGTGTTGAAGTTGGGGAAGCAGTTGGTACAATTGCTGCTCAATCAATCGGAGAACCTGGTACTCAATTAACAATGCGTACGTTCCATACAGGTGGGGTTGCCGGAGATGATATTACTCAAGGTCTTCCTCGTGTCCAAGAAATCTTTGAAGCACGTAATCCTAAAGGACAAGCAGTTATTACAGAAGTTACCGGTGAAGTGATCGATATCTCTGAAGATCCTGCAACACGTCAAAAAGAAGTAACAATTAAAGGGAAAACTGATACACGTACGTATACAGTTCCTTATACAGCTCGTATGAAAGTTGCTGAAGGCGATACGATTCATCGTGGTGAACCGTTGACGGAAGGTTCGATCGATCCTAAACAATTACTACAAGTTCGCGATGTATTATCTGTTGAAAATTACCTATTACGTGAAGTACAACGTGTTTACCGTATGCAAGGGGTAGAAATCGGTGATAAACATATCGAGGTAATGGTTCGTCAAATGCTTCGTAAAGTTCGTGTCATGGATCCAGGTGACACTGAAATCTTACCAGGTACATTACTAGATATCGCTGAATTTAAAGATCGTAACTATGACACATTAGTAGCTGGTGGCGTTCCTGCAACAAGCCGTCCAGTCTTACTAGGAATTACAAAAGCATCATTAGAAACAAATAGTTTCTTATCTGCTGCGTCATTCCAAGAAACAACTCGTGTGTTAACAGATGCTGCGATCCGTGGTAAAAAAGACCCATTACTTGGTTTGAAAGAAAATGTTATCATTGGTAAAATCATCCCAGCTGGTACTGGTATGGCTCGTTACCGTAACATGGAACCAAAAGAAGTTGGCGTAGCAAGCGAAAATGTCTACAGTATCTCTGATATTGAAGCACAAATGGCTGCTGAAGATGCTTTGAATGAGTTGAATAAATAG
- a CDS encoding glucosamine-6-phosphate deaminase, whose amino-acid sequence MKIIIEENYEKMSRVAANILLGKMYQNKRVNLAITAGSTPVKMYEYLVSDVKNKSYFDNVHYYNFDEIPFKQRKGYGVTMTNLSNLFFKPAEIPESQIHPLDENNYKNQDKRIEQDGGLDLILLGIGADGHYCGNLPGTTKFEDLTSYVGENATENMKDILLSEVGDDENERPDFYVTMGPKSVMQAKEIVLFATGKKKAAIIKRAFFGPVTNEVPASLLQTHPNLTIVLDQEAASELD is encoded by the coding sequence ATGAAAATCATCATTGAAGAGAACTACGAAAAAATGAGCCGGGTCGCTGCAAATATTCTATTAGGTAAAATGTATCAAAATAAACGAGTGAATTTAGCCATAACCGCTGGATCGACACCAGTTAAAATGTATGAATACTTAGTTTCTGATGTAAAAAACAAATCTTATTTTGATAATGTTCATTATTACAATTTCGATGAGATCCCCTTCAAACAAAGAAAAGGATATGGTGTCACTATGACCAATCTCAGTAACCTCTTCTTTAAACCAGCAGAAATTCCTGAAAGCCAGATTCACCCTTTGGACGAAAACAACTACAAAAATCAGGATAAAAGAATCGAACAAGATGGCGGACTAGATTTGATTCTACTGGGCATTGGCGCTGATGGGCATTATTGCGGAAACTTACCAGGTACAACAAAATTTGAAGACCTAACTTCTTATGTAGGAGAAAATGCTACTGAGAACATGAAGGACATTTTATTAAGCGAGGTCGGCGACGATGAAAATGAGCGTCCAGATTTTTATGTTACAATGGGACCCAAAAGTGTAATGCAGGCAAAAGAAATCGTCCTATTCGCCACAGGAAAGAAAAAAGCGGCTATCATCAAACGTGCTTTCTTTGGTCCAGTTACAAATGAAGTACCTGCCTCTTTACTACAAACTCACCCTAATTTAACGATTGTATTAGATCAAGAAGCTGCATCAGAGCTTGACTAA
- a CDS encoding helix-turn-helix domain-containing protein — translation MDIKVELGKKIRAFREQKKLSREAFCDDELELTVRQLSRIESGESLPTLPKLTYISKQLSIPISHLINENDIILPKRYIQLKMGLFKRLPQYNDAMKKMVEDTFEEIYKDYYETLPEEEQLLVDTAQAQNDVNLSKKIDFGEGILQDYFFQVRNKKEYSENDLLIVDLYFACCFYKPFDNQEFDVLVEKILEQVNYSSEFGLILLNRILITIMGLYIISNRYDKILTITKISNIIMKMSQDFHQKPIIDMLEGKYWLYFNDLENGNKKYNDAILLAELHGEELLSDRIKQEWEEDLNS, via the coding sequence ATGGATATAAAGGTAGAATTAGGGAAAAAGATTCGGGCATTTCGCGAACAAAAGAAGTTAAGCAGAGAAGCATTTTGTGATGACGAACTGGAATTGACTGTTAGGCAACTTTCGCGAATTGAGTCTGGTGAATCACTCCCAACACTCCCTAAACTTACATATATTTCAAAACAACTTTCTATACCTATTTCGCACTTGATAAACGAAAATGACATTATATTACCTAAACGTTATATTCAGTTGAAAATGGGTTTATTCAAACGTCTACCACAATATAATGATGCGATGAAAAAAATGGTCGAGGACACCTTTGAGGAAATATATAAGGACTACTATGAGACTTTACCTGAAGAAGAGCAGCTTTTAGTGGATACTGCTCAGGCACAAAATGATGTAAATCTTTCAAAGAAAATCGATTTTGGTGAGGGAATACTGCAAGATTATTTTTTTCAAGTTAGAAACAAGAAGGAGTATTCTGAAAATGATTTGTTAATTGTAGATTTATATTTTGCCTGTTGTTTTTATAAGCCATTTGATAATCAAGAGTTTGATGTTTTGGTGGAGAAGATATTGGAACAAGTAAACTATAGCTCGGAGTTTGGCTTGATTCTCCTAAATAGAATTCTCATTACAATAATGGGTCTATATATTATTTCTAATAGATATGATAAAATTTTAACTATTACAAAGATTTCAAATATTATAATGAAAATGAGCCAGGACTTTCATCAAAAGCCGATCATTGATATGCTCGAAGGAAAGTATTGGCTATATTTTAATGACTTAGAAAATGGGAATAAAAAATATAATGATGCAATATTACTTGCTGAATTACATGGTGAGGAGCTATTATCGGATAGAATTAAGCAAGAATGGGAAGAAGATCTAAATAGTTAA
- a CDS encoding ABC transporter ATP-binding protein, with amino-acid sequence MQEVTMNNYLVKTKSLVKKYKDYHAVNEVSMTINQGDIYGFIGKNGAGKTTFIRMLTNLIEKSSGSIEFFNGKEKIKVGAVIESPACYPYLSAQENLNYYAIQINLPDRKNRIKEVLEFIGLGAVGKKMFKDFSLGMKQRLGIGLAILNNPNLLILDEPTNGLDPQGIVEIREIIKKLNKEYKTTILVSSHILSELSMIATRYGIIHQGKLIKEVTTQELETECKKTIILSSMDNQKCQDVLEKEGYVVHIDDAKLTVNAEKSEMPSISELLFNNQLYLTYFSYKEESLEDYYLKLTE; translated from the coding sequence ATGCAAGAAGTTACAATGAATAACTATTTAGTAAAAACGAAGAGTTTAGTAAAAAAATATAAAGATTATCATGCTGTAAATGAAGTATCAATGACGATCAATCAGGGAGATATTTATGGATTTATTGGTAAAAATGGTGCAGGTAAAACGACTTTTATTCGGATGTTAACTAATTTAATCGAGAAAAGTTCAGGTAGTATCGAATTTTTTAACGGTAAGGAAAAAATAAAAGTTGGTGCTGTGATAGAATCACCAGCATGCTACCCCTATCTATCTGCACAAGAAAATTTGAATTATTATGCTATTCAAATTAATTTGCCTGATAGAAAAAATCGCATTAAAGAAGTGCTGGAGTTTATTGGATTAGGAGCTGTGGGTAAGAAAATGTTTAAAGATTTTTCTTTAGGCATGAAGCAGCGCTTAGGCATTGGGTTAGCTATTTTGAATAATCCGAATTTACTTATTTTAGATGAACCAACTAATGGTTTAGATCCACAAGGGATTGTTGAAATTAGAGAAATCATAAAAAAATTAAATAAAGAGTACAAAACAACGATCTTAGTATCCAGTCATATTTTATCAGAATTATCAATGATAGCGACTAGATATGGAATTATTCACCAAGGAAAATTGATTAAAGAAGTGACGACTCAAGAACTTGAGACTGAATGCAAAAAAACAATCATTCTATCAAGTATGGATAATCAAAAATGCCAGGATGTTTTAGAAAAAGAAGGGTATGTTGTGCATATTGATGATGCTAAATTAACAGTTAATGCAGAAAAGTCTGAAATGCCAAGTATTTCTGAGCTTCTATTTAACAATCAATTGTATCTTACTTATTTTTCATACAAAGAAGAAAGCTTAGAAGACTATTATTTAAAATTAACAGAGTAG